In the Ruminococcus sp. OA3 genome, one interval contains:
- a CDS encoding PucR family transcriptional regulator produces the protein MYLSMNIVRHELAKQFSLTGSQSVFERHANLRSAAMLTSTAPEPQVLYVAEARRLPVRWKFQSHASLIISGQIPEDYFQNAQVDYICVDDHRFPVVLNAVLHIFQTYDIFDENLKSSIIKDIAPHLLCNLICSFVKLPLVVFDSFLRVHYISENAQNLMDWELDPVTGMRLLPTDFINQLNLVYTETAEDFIEGAVLLRDDRLPYNLICTMDGRKDYILVVFEMDIPLDISIVEVIGYLNHYVLMSFENSTLKSFVPDSLSAVIQSMLEGTRLSRIELQNQLDAVGWDMEDTCCCISMHSLTEQRNPKYISTFCLKLESLFSACVVFPYNERVVAIVNLDRSKCPYFDIQRRISLLLRDGLMKAGVSFKYWNFETTPIYFQQACCAYDMGKLYNPTIWCYNFSEYALQYFMHFGSSRLPPRHLCHPGLVELHRYDVKNGTELLNTLETYVKNNCNAVTAANLLYIHRNTFYQRLCRIQEMLHLNLDDPDERLYLMISTKLISMYYYELENGFFFPSE, from the coding sequence GTGTATCTGAGTATGAATATTGTCCGGCACGAGCTGGCAAAGCAGTTTTCTCTTACAGGATCACAGTCCGTTTTTGAACGCCATGCAAATTTAAGAAGCGCAGCCATGCTCACCAGTACAGCGCCGGAACCTCAGGTTCTCTATGTTGCAGAGGCAAGGCGGCTTCCTGTTCGCTGGAAATTTCAATCCCATGCCTCCCTTATTATCTCGGGTCAGATCCCGGAGGATTATTTTCAAAATGCGCAGGTGGATTATATCTGTGTGGACGATCATCGTTTTCCAGTCGTGCTGAATGCAGTGCTGCATATCTTTCAAACCTACGATATTTTTGATGAAAATCTGAAAAGCAGTATTATAAAGGATATAGCACCGCACCTTCTCTGTAACCTGATCTGTAGTTTTGTAAAGTTGCCGCTTGTTGTATTTGACAGCTTTCTGCGGGTTCACTATATTTCAGAAAATGCCCAGAACCTGATGGACTGGGAACTGGACCCTGTTACCGGCATGCGGCTGCTTCCCACAGATTTTATCAATCAGCTGAATCTGGTCTATACGGAGACGGCAGAGGATTTTATAGAGGGGGCAGTCCTGCTCAGGGATGACCGTCTGCCTTATAATTTGATCTGTACCATGGACGGCAGGAAGGATTATATCCTTGTGGTATTTGAGATGGATATACCGCTTGACATAAGCATCGTAGAAGTGATTGGATATCTTAACCACTATGTGTTGATGAGTTTTGAGAACTCCACACTGAAATCTTTCGTACCGGACAGCCTGTCCGCCGTGATTCAGTCCATGCTGGAGGGAACGAGGCTGAGCAGAATCGAATTGCAAAATCAGCTGGATGCTGTGGGATGGGACATGGAGGATACCTGTTGCTGTATCTCCATGCACAGCCTGACAGAACAGCGTAATCCCAAATATATCAGTACCTTTTGTCTGAAGCTGGAAAGCCTGTTCTCCGCCTGCGTTGTGTTCCCTTACAATGAACGCGTGGTAGCAATCGTGAACCTGGACCGGTCAAAATGTCCCTATTTTGATATTCAGCGGAGGATCAGTCTGTTGCTGCGCGATGGCCTGATGAAAGCCGGTGTCAGCTTTAAATATTGGAATTTTGAGACAACTCCAATTTATTTTCAGCAGGCCTGTTGTGCCTATGATATGGGTAAACTGTACAATCCCACAATATGGTGCTACAATTTTTCCGAGTATGCACTTCAGTATTTTATGCATTTTGGTTCCAGTCGTCTGCCGCCACGACATCTCTGTCATCCCGGGCTGGTGGAACTGCACAGGTATGACGTTAAAAATGGGACGGAGCTTTTAAATACTCTGGAGACTTATGTGAAAAATAACTGTAACGCAGTGACAGCAGCCAATCTGCTTTATATTCACCGCAATACCTTTTATCAGCGCCTGTGCCGAATTCAGGAAATGCTTCATTTGAACCTGGATGATCCGGATGAACGGTTGTATCTGATGATTTCCACGAAACTGATCAGTATGTATTACTACGAACTTGAAAATGGTTTCTTTTTCCCAAGTGAATAA
- a CDS encoding uroporphyrinogen decarboxylase family protein, producing the protein MTNRKKNFIIESRMVPQPCALHEFPYPISQKENYKLCMEHKLPYWVPMKDIDNDMTFCPHDLDRPAFGTDGKDWFGVSWTYVDQVGGQMVTPDTFIMEKPSQWREKLRFPDLNQMDFTVGSQEARTKTDPHKITGYVMQDGLFERLLSLCTAEEALSWLLEEPEDAAEFFEAVADYKIALLEKLVREWAPFDLLINSDDWGTQISTFMAPSVFEKLLLPPMKRIADKVHELGLYWDCHSCGKTETLVPYMVELGFHFWEAQGMNDLKTVKQKYGNNLAIQFTLDPYVLQNPEITEEEVRGYVRQVIDTLGEGGGLILAFKALTPMVYTAVTTEIFEYSSKKYARERAGMEK; encoded by the coding sequence ATGACTAACAGAAAAAAAAATTTTATCATCGAATCTCGAATGGTACCTCAGCCATGTGCGCTGCACGAGTTTCCATATCCCATTTCCCAAAAGGAAAACTATAAGCTCTGTATGGAACATAAGCTTCCCTATTGGGTTCCTATGAAGGACATTGATAACGATATGACCTTCTGTCCCCATGACCTCGACCGCCCTGCTTTTGGCACAGATGGAAAAGACTGGTTCGGGGTAAGTTGGACATATGTGGATCAGGTAGGCGGCCAGATGGTGACACCCGATACATTCATAATGGAAAAACCTTCCCAGTGGAGAGAGAAACTAAGATTTCCAGATCTGAATCAGATGGATTTCACTGTGGGGTCACAGGAGGCCAGGACCAAAACAGATCCCCATAAGATTACCGGTTATGTGATGCAGGATGGCCTGTTTGAACGGCTGCTCTCCCTGTGTACGGCTGAAGAAGCCTTGAGCTGGCTTCTGGAGGAACCGGAGGATGCGGCAGAGTTCTTTGAAGCAGTGGCCGATTATAAAATTGCTCTTCTGGAGAAACTTGTCCGAGAGTGGGCTCCCTTTGACCTGCTGATTAATTCTGATGACTGGGGAACCCAGATCAGTACTTTTATGGCACCGTCTGTTTTTGAAAAACTGCTTCTACCACCCATGAAGAGAATCGCTGATAAGGTTCATGAGCTGGGACTGTACTGGGACTGCCACAGCTGTGGAAAAACAGAAACTCTGGTACCTTATATGGTAGAACTGGGGTTTCATTTCTGGGAAGCACAGGGTATGAATGATCTGAAGACAGTAAAGCAAAAATACGGAAATAATCTGGCAATTCAGTTTACTTTGGATCCCTATGTACTTCAGAACCCCGAGATTACAGAGGAAGAAGTGCGGGGCTATGTGCGTCAGGTAATCGATACGCTGGGGGAAGGCGGGGGACTGATCCTGGCATTTAAGGCACTGACTCCTATGGTGTATACGGCTGTTACCACTGAAATCTTTGAATACAGTTCAAAGAAATATGCCCGGGAAAGGGCCGGTATGGAAAAATAA